One Fuerstiella marisgermanici DNA window includes the following coding sequences:
- a CDS encoding phosphatase PAP2 family protein, translating into MWNRDLKLKLWLISVTGCAAFILLLKHGMRFDYFSAATAIGTVGLLLPFAVVFDGRKISAFANLLTGFLCMVVFNLFLAVLTYAGTPLNAPLADPWLMACDGAVGVHLPSIVAVMAEHPGLRNALSLAYFSVFPSTLLALVVLGLDSDVRRLREFVLHFILGGLITTLAFLFLPAAGPFHAYGYAPRPDQQRFLEHFFALRAGEFPLVSVNRLEGLITFPSFHTTWAILVAYSFRHYRWVFAPMIVLNAAVVISTMTTGWHYGADVLGGIATATVSILISRRLAPWLQAGKEESLASLFGREVVAN; encoded by the coding sequence ATGTGGAATCGGGATCTGAAGTTGAAGCTGTGGCTGATTTCAGTGACCGGCTGCGCAGCGTTTATTCTGCTTCTGAAGCATGGCATGCGGTTCGACTATTTTTCGGCCGCGACGGCCATCGGAACGGTCGGGCTGCTGCTGCCATTTGCCGTTGTGTTTGATGGTAGAAAGATATCGGCATTCGCCAATCTGCTGACCGGCTTTCTGTGCATGGTTGTCTTCAACCTGTTTTTAGCAGTTCTGACCTACGCTGGGACGCCGTTGAATGCGCCGCTGGCTGATCCGTGGCTGATGGCCTGCGACGGGGCCGTGGGCGTTCATCTGCCGAGCATCGTTGCGGTGATGGCCGAACATCCGGGCCTGCGGAATGCGCTTAGCCTGGCCTATTTTTCTGTCTTCCCTTCGACGCTGCTGGCGCTGGTGGTGTTGGGGCTGGATTCCGACGTGCGTCGTCTGCGTGAATTCGTGTTGCACTTTATTTTGGGCGGATTGATCACGACACTCGCCTTTCTGTTCCTGCCAGCGGCGGGGCCGTTCCACGCATATGGATATGCGCCGCGACCCGATCAGCAGCGCTTTCTGGAACACTTTTTCGCGCTGCGAGCCGGAGAGTTCCCGCTGGTGTCGGTGAACCGGCTGGAAGGTTTGATTACGTTTCCATCGTTCCATACGACGTGGGCCATTTTGGTGGCCTACAGTTTTCGACACTATCGCTGGGTGTTCGCTCCGATGATTGTGCTGAACGCGGCCGTTGTGATTTCCACCATGACAACCGGCTGGCACTACGGCGCAGATGTGCTGGGCGGCATTGCTACGGCAACGGTCTCGATCTTGATCAGCCGCCGTCTGGCCCCATGGCTGCAGGCTGGCAAGGAAGAATCGTTAGCGTCGTTATTCGGCCGCGAGGTTGTCGCGAATTGA
- a CDS encoding DEAD/DEAH box helicase produces the protein MSDQNTNQASGFDVFQTFQTFEMPTTSIVFEPEALSQPETVKQPEESRQEVAEAPADEPLIVDDIVEGEPAGLVEESTPEPVAEEAAAEEPAAEEPVAEVPVVEELAAEKSPAEEVPVEVEEVASEQRVVAELNVEEPVVEVEPEEFVAIERAELPVEAVEAAVEPVGPTVAESTVPEPAPEAQVVAQQNAAPPTVVKVHNGAVTVQRRPEDNPVQPASAVAEAVTPASDESQTVEIEASTESAKVEVRQSEPVVEAASQPVEVVAQAPDPQATPVSEPSAETTTPQTPKSAVATNPAPQPVVASAMASETPRAYGKADNEVNNQGAAMRQASEVNSGQPKSASTDQKPRVPGEVTFRDLPLHEDVQRAIEQSGYEKPTDIQAQIIPHVLEGRDVLAQSQTGTGKTAAFALPVLSNIDTGPRQPPQVLVLAPTRELAIQVAKSFSTYASCMPRFGVAAIYGGQDYGIQLRALRDGVQVVVGTPGRVIDHIKRGTLDLSNIKCLVLDEADEMLNMGFLEDVQFVLDQTPAGRQVALFSATLPPPIRTIAQRYLSDPTRITIKKKTMTADSIRQRALFVPPRDKVETLIRILEVEETDGVIVFTKTREATVSVAEQLSKAGLNAIALNGDMAQRVRERTIDQLKSGHLDILVATDVAARGLDVNRISHVFNYDMPQDTESYIHRVGRTGRAGRKGEAVIFLTNNQRGKLRMIERATKQPIEVVQPPTADEINAKRIERFTQQITDVTAEADLTIFKDMISKYAEESGKPLEMIAAALAHIAQQGRPFFMKDRPARKRNERDDRGGRERFERGNERSGGRSQFSDRPSRPSGGGRQLGPPEPGMDRYRIEVGWQDGVKPGNIVGAVANEGGIDGDNIGPISIHDEFSTIDLPTGMPRDVFQTLQQTRVAGKQLRLSASRGEQSSPPRRNQGYQGGKPGGFRGKSSGNFSKGRKFRK, from the coding sequence ATGTCGGATCAGAACACCAATCAAGCGTCAGGTTTTGATGTATTCCAGACGTTTCAAACGTTTGAAATGCCAACTACATCCATCGTCTTCGAACCCGAAGCGCTGTCCCAGCCGGAAACAGTCAAGCAACCGGAAGAATCTCGTCAGGAAGTCGCTGAGGCACCTGCTGATGAGCCGCTAATCGTCGACGATATCGTCGAGGGCGAACCAGCCGGTTTGGTTGAGGAATCAACTCCGGAACCGGTTGCTGAGGAAGCAGCGGCCGAGGAGCCAGCCGCCGAGGAACCAGTTGCTGAAGTACCAGTTGTCGAGGAACTGGCAGCCGAGAAATCGCCTGCTGAAGAAGTGCCTGTTGAAGTTGAAGAAGTGGCCAGCGAGCAACGCGTCGTTGCGGAATTGAATGTCGAAGAACCGGTTGTTGAAGTTGAGCCGGAAGAATTCGTTGCTATTGAGCGAGCGGAATTGCCGGTCGAAGCAGTCGAAGCTGCAGTAGAGCCCGTTGGACCGACGGTTGCTGAGTCTACGGTGCCTGAGCCTGCTCCTGAGGCACAAGTTGTCGCGCAGCAAAACGCGGCACCGCCAACTGTCGTGAAAGTGCACAACGGCGCAGTGACCGTCCAACGGCGGCCCGAAGACAATCCCGTGCAGCCTGCATCAGCAGTTGCCGAAGCAGTGACGCCAGCTTCAGACGAAAGTCAGACCGTCGAAATCGAAGCGTCCACAGAGTCTGCAAAAGTCGAAGTGCGGCAATCGGAACCTGTCGTTGAAGCCGCTTCCCAGCCTGTTGAAGTGGTTGCTCAGGCCCCGGACCCCCAAGCCACGCCTGTTAGTGAACCGTCTGCAGAGACGACAACGCCACAGACACCTAAGTCTGCCGTCGCTACCAATCCTGCACCGCAGCCGGTCGTCGCCAGTGCGATGGCGTCGGAAACGCCACGTGCCTACGGGAAAGCAGACAACGAAGTGAACAACCAGGGCGCGGCAATGCGGCAAGCTTCTGAGGTTAATTCGGGACAGCCGAAGTCTGCCTCGACGGACCAAAAGCCCCGCGTGCCGGGCGAAGTTACCTTCCGCGACCTGCCGCTTCACGAAGATGTGCAGCGAGCGATCGAACAGTCCGGCTACGAAAAGCCCACTGATATTCAGGCTCAGATCATTCCGCACGTGCTGGAAGGTCGCGACGTGTTGGCTCAGTCGCAAACCGGAACCGGTAAAACGGCTGCGTTCGCTCTGCCAGTTTTGTCAAACATTGACACCGGTCCTCGTCAGCCACCTCAGGTGTTGGTGTTGGCTCCGACTCGAGAACTTGCCATTCAGGTGGCGAAATCATTTTCGACTTACGCCAGTTGCATGCCTCGCTTCGGAGTCGCCGCGATCTACGGCGGCCAGGACTACGGCATTCAGCTTCGCGCCCTGCGAGACGGCGTGCAGGTCGTGGTGGGCACACCTGGTCGAGTGATCGATCACATCAAACGCGGCACGCTGGACTTGAGCAACATCAAATGCCTTGTGTTGGACGAAGCCGACGAGATGCTGAACATGGGCTTTCTCGAAGACGTGCAGTTCGTCCTCGACCAAACACCCGCCGGCCGCCAGGTTGCTCTGTTTAGTGCGACACTGCCGCCACCGATTCGCACGATTGCTCAACGCTACCTGAGCGATCCAACTCGCATCACGATCAAAAAGAAAACGATGACCGCCGATTCGATTCGGCAGCGAGCTCTGTTTGTTCCTCCTCGCGACAAAGTTGAAACGTTGATCCGAATTTTGGAGGTTGAAGAAACCGACGGTGTGATCGTGTTTACGAAGACACGCGAAGCCACTGTCTCTGTGGCCGAACAGCTGTCCAAGGCGGGACTCAATGCCATCGCGTTGAATGGTGACATGGCTCAACGAGTTCGCGAACGTACGATCGATCAGTTGAAGTCGGGGCATCTGGACATTCTGGTTGCGACTGACGTCGCTGCTCGTGGGTTGGACGTGAATCGCATCAGCCACGTCTTCAACTACGACATGCCGCAGGACACTGAGTCGTACATTCACCGAGTTGGCCGAACAGGCCGAGCGGGCCGCAAAGGCGAAGCGGTCATCTTTTTGACGAACAATCAACGCGGCAAGCTGCGGATGATTGAACGAGCGACCAAGCAGCCAATCGAAGTTGTTCAGCCGCCGACCGCAGACGAAATCAATGCCAAGCGAATCGAACGGTTCACTCAGCAGATTACAGACGTCACGGCTGAAGCGGACCTCACGATTTTCAAAGACATGATCAGCAAGTACGCTGAAGAATCCGGCAAACCGCTGGAAATGATCGCGGCCGCGTTGGCTCATATCGCCCAGCAGGGACGTCCGTTCTTTATGAAAGACCGGCCGGCTCGCAAACGCAACGAGCGGGATGACCGTGGCGGACGTGAGCGATTCGAACGCGGCAATGAGCGAAGTGGAGGTCGCAGCCAGTTCTCCGATCGTCCGTCGCGACCGAGTGGTGGTGGCCGTCAACTGGGGCCACCGGAACCAGGCATGGATCGATATCGTATTGAAGTCGGCTGGCAGGACGGCGTGAAGCCGGGCAACATTGTCGGTGCCGTGGCCAACGAAGGTGGTATCGACGGCGACAACATCGGTCCGATCAGTATTCATGACGAATTCAGCACGATCGATCTTCCGACCGGCATGCCACGCGACGTCTTCCAGACTTTGCAGCAGACACGCGTTGCCGGCAAGCAGCTTCGACTTAGTGCTTCACGCGGTGAACAGAGTTCGCCACCTCGCCGAAACCAGGGCTACCAGGGCGGCAAGCCCGGCGGTTTTCGAGGCAAAAGCAGCGGCAACTTTTCGAAGGGCCGCAAGTTCCGGAAATAG
- a CDS encoding putative quinol monooxygenase, translating into MIIVIATITCRPGTRSDFLNEFYKIVPDVLREKGCIEYAPTIDATTGLDNQHLDENRVTIVEKWETVDDLKLHFTAPHMMTYRPKVKDFVVGSELRVLEPA; encoded by the coding sequence ATGATCATCGTCATCGCGACCATCACGTGCCGCCCGGGAACTCGATCTGATTTTCTGAACGAGTTTTACAAAATTGTTCCGGACGTGCTGCGCGAAAAAGGGTGCATCGAATATGCGCCAACCATTGATGCGACGACAGGGCTGGACAATCAGCATTTGGACGAAAACCGAGTCACCATCGTCGAAAAGTGGGAGACCGTTGACGACCTGAAATTGCATTTCACGGCACCTCACATGATGACTTATCGCCCAAAGGTGAAAGACTTCGTGGTTGGTTCCGAGCTCCGCGTGCTGGAACCGGCTTAA
- a CDS encoding 3-deoxy-7-phosphoheptulonate synthase, whose translation MIEKILSLQDVNIRETTPLVSPAELKAKYPLSDETAQFVYESRETVKSILKGDDKRVIAIVGPCSIHNPDIAVEYAHKLAAVAKDVKDRMIVIMRVYFEKPRTTVGWKGLINDPGLNDTFDMATGLNLARQILREVNQAGLPAATEMLEPITPQYIADLITLASIGARTTESPTHRQMASGLSMPVGFKNSTEGSLEVATNAMKAARAEHCFLGIDNDGNTCIVNTRGNDMGHLILRGGRNGPNYDAASLVEASRLLESAKLPPRFVVDCSHANSDKDYKRQPIVWNDVIQQRVDGNETIVGLMLESNLKAGQQSLGSDVKALEYGVSITDGCISFEQTEDLLRSAHEKLGG comes from the coding sequence ATGATCGAGAAAATACTGAGTCTGCAGGACGTCAACATCCGTGAAACAACTCCGCTGGTGTCTCCGGCCGAGTTGAAAGCGAAGTATCCGCTGTCTGACGAGACGGCTCAATTCGTTTACGAATCTCGTGAAACGGTGAAGAGTATCCTGAAGGGGGACGACAAACGTGTGATCGCGATTGTCGGGCCGTGCTCAATTCACAACCCGGATATCGCCGTCGAGTACGCTCACAAGCTGGCTGCTGTCGCAAAAGACGTGAAGGACCGCATGATCGTGATTATGCGCGTCTACTTCGAAAAGCCTCGCACGACTGTTGGCTGGAAGGGGCTGATCAACGACCCTGGCCTGAATGACACTTTCGACATGGCCACCGGCCTGAACCTCGCGCGGCAGATTCTTCGCGAAGTCAATCAGGCTGGACTGCCCGCTGCGACGGAAATGCTGGAACCAATCACGCCGCAGTACATCGCCGACCTGATCACGCTGGCGTCGATTGGAGCTCGCACGACCGAATCGCCGACTCACCGGCAAATGGCCAGCGGCCTGTCCATGCCGGTCGGGTTCAAGAACAGCACGGAAGGCAGTCTGGAAGTCGCGACGAACGCGATGAAGGCTGCAAGAGCTGAACACTGTTTTCTGGGCATCGACAACGACGGCAACACGTGCATCGTTAATACTCGCGGCAATGACATGGGCCACCTGATTCTCAGAGGCGGTCGAAACGGTCCGAATTACGATGCCGCCAGTCTGGTAGAAGCCAGTCGGCTGTTGGAGAGTGCCAAATTGCCTCCGCGGTTTGTTGTTGACTGCAGCCACGCGAATTCAGACAAAGACTACAAACGTCAGCCGATTGTCTGGAACGATGTCATTCAACAACGAGTCGACGGGAACGAAACCATTGTCGGCTTGATGCTGGAAAGCAATCTGAAGGCAGGTCAGCAGAGTCTCGGTTCCGATGTCAAAGCTCTGGAATACGGCGTGTCGATCACCGACGGCTGCATCAGCTTTGAACAAACCGAAGACCTGCTCCGTTCTGCCCACGAAAAACTGGGCGGGTAG